Below is a window of Planctomycetes bacterium MalM25 DNA.
AGCCCGAATACCCCCGATTTGGGACTGGTCGTTTGAATCTCACAAATCAGGCTACTTCTCAACTTCGCTACGGAACCGGAAGCGAAGCGGGGCAGAACGGCGCGAGTCACCACCGTCGAGGTGGACGGGGGCTCGCAGCCGGGACGGCCTCATCTTGCATCATCCGATTTTTCACCTTGAAACGAGAGTCGCTCATGAACCGCACCCACAAAGCCTGCGCCAAGCTCCACGCAGCCAAGTCCCTCTTTGCCTGTCTCGCCGCGACGGCCTTGCTCTTGCCAACGACGGCGGCCCGCGCCGGGTTCATCCTTGAGGTCGATCCATCGGCGAAAGAGTTCTCTCTCACCGGCTCCTCGGACGGGAAGTCTCCGAGCGACCACGCCACTTGGTTCGGCGGCGGCCCGAGCCTCGGCATCTATATGGACAACTTTGGTGGCTCGAAGTTGAGCGTCGTCAAGGCGGTGAAATCAATCACCGGTCTAGGGCTCAAAGAGTCGAAGGGGCTGGTAGACAACGCTCCCGGTTTCATCACTATCAACAGCACGGCTAAGAACGTCTCGAGCCACCTGTCGATCCTGCGCAATGTGGGCGCGACCGTACGACCCCTGCTGTCTTCGAAGAAGACGTCTACGTTCTCCTTCACGGGGACGGATGGGGCGGCGCTAACCCTGAGTCTGGCAGAAGACGGTTTGACGCTCGACAGGTCCTTGTCCGTCGCCGCCCTGCTCGCCGCCAGCGCCGGCTCGACGGCGACGAGCTACGCCTCGGCGACGCCCGCCCAACAGGCGTTCCTCGAATCGCAGATCGACGCGTCGCTTCGGCTGGTCGACGGCTCCGGTTTCCAAGCCCTGCAAGTCGTGAGCGCCGTCCCCGAGCCCGGCAGCCTCACGGCCTGTGCGGTCCTGAGTGGTGTGGGAATGCTGGCGGGTCGAAGAAGGCGGCTTCGCTGAAACCACGAGCCACTCCCCTCAGCCGCCGCCGTGTGCCTTGTGTGGCATGGGGCTGGCAATGCATCAGCGGAAGCATTTTTCTCATTATAAGACACCGTCCACATGCGTGTATTTTTACACGACAGGGAGCCCAGGAAAGGCCTCCAAATTACTTGATGAGTTCCAGCCCTAAGTCACTGGGTTGGCGTTTCGATAACTATCGATCTGATCATAGATCACACGTCAAGATGATTCCTCCTCGACAGACTACTTCGCAAGGTGAGCAGCTAATGACTTTTACGACTCCACGGCCTACTCTCCTCGCCGCGATTTTCGTGGTGATCACCGCCTCATCAGCCCGGGCAATCAGCTACAACGACGGCGGAATCTACGACGTTGCCACGGGAACCTTCGACGAAGTTCTAAT
It encodes the following:
- the rplL_1 gene encoding 50S ribosomal protein L7/L12, which encodes MNRTHKACAKLHAAKSLFACLAATALLLPTTAARAGFILEVDPSAKEFSLTGSSDGKSPSDHATWFGGGPSLGIYMDNFGGSKLSVVKAVKSITGLGLKESKGLVDNAPGFITINSTAKNVSSHLSILRNVGATVRPLLSSKKTSTFSFTGTDGAALTLSLAEDGLTLDRSLSVAALLAASAGSTATSYASATPAQQAFLESQIDASLRLVDGSGFQALQVVSAVPEPGSLTACAVLSGVGMLAGRRRRLR